In one Silene latifolia isolate original U9 population chromosome 10, ASM4854445v1, whole genome shotgun sequence genomic region, the following are encoded:
- the LOC141605584 gene encoding adenine nucleotide transporter BT1, chloroplastic/mitochondrial-like, translating to MGWGKNQEISSGNCNLGLQWSIPEDRFQMNTLNYPSHGGLFASIGQNDDATTNSFKDIYMDLYVKYVNFSEGFKFVGISESEEEKDKKKNKGSGGGLKLKIKVGNPSLRRLISGAVAGAISRTAVAPLETIRTHLMVGSSGHSTTEVFNDIMKTDGWNGLFRGNLINVIRVAPSKAIELFIYDTVNKKLSPKAGEQPKIPISPSFIAGACAGVSSTILTYPLELVKTRLTIQRGVYNGIIDAFVKIIREEGPGELYRGLGPSVIGVIPYAATNYFAYDTLRKAYRKFFKQEKIGNIETLLIGSLAGAISSSATFPLEVARKHMQAGAVSNRQVYKNVLHALASIVEQEGVQGLYRGLGPSCLKLVPAAGISFMCYEACKRILVEEDDA from the exons ATGGGCTGGGGTAAAAACCAGGAAATTTCATCTGGGAATTGCAATTTAGGGCTTCAATGGAGTATTCCAGAAGATAGGTTTCAAATGAATACCCTAAATTATCCTTCACATGGTGGTTTATTTGCAAGTATTGGACAAAATGATGATGCTACTACTAATAGCTTTAAGGACATTTACATGGATTTGTATGTTAAGTATGTCAATTTCTCAGAAGGATTCAAATTTGTTGGGATTTCTGAATCTGAGGAGGAAAAGGATAAGAAGAAAAACAAGGGTAGTGGTGGTGGTCTGAAATTGAAGATTAAGGTTGGTAATCCTTCATTAAGGAGGTTGATTAGCGGGGCGGTAGCGGGGGCGATTTCAAGAACTGCAGTGGCTCCATTGGAGACTATTAGAACACATTTGATGGTTGGTAGTAGTGGTCATTCTACTACTGAAGTGTTTAATGATATTATGAAAACTGATGGTTGGAATGGTTTGTTTAGAGGGAACTTGATTAATGTTATTCGGGTTGCTCCGAGTAAGGCTATTGAG CTGTTTATTTACGACACTGTCAATAAGAAGCTTTCACCAAAGGCTGGAGAACAACCCAAAATCCCTATTTCTCCTTCCTTCATTGCTGGGGCCTGCGCTGGTGTCAGCTCAACCATTCTTACGTACCCTCTGGAGCTGGTCAAGACTCGGTTAACCATACAG AGGGGCGTCTACAATGGTATAATAGACGCTTTTGTGAAAATAATACGGGAGGAAGGCCCTGGGGAGCTCTACAGAGGCCTCGGACCAAGTGTAATTGGAGTGATTCCATATGCTGCCACCAACTATTTTGCTTACGATACTCTACGGAAAGCGTACCGTAAATTCTTCAAGCAAGAGAAGATTGGGAATATTGAAACCTTACTAATTGGCTCTTTAGCAGGAGCTATCTCAAGTAGTGCAACCTTCCCTCTTGAGGTTGCTAGGAAACATATGCAAGCCGGTGCCGTGAGTAATAGACAGGTCTATAAAAACGTGCTTCATGCATTGGCATCCATCGTCGAGCAAGAAGGCGTCCAAGGGTTGTATCGAGGCCTTGGACCAAGTTGCTTGAAGTTAGTTCCGGCTGCTGGGATTTCATTCATGTGTTACGAAGCGTGTAAGAGGATCTTGGTTGAGGAAGACGATGCTTAG